AAGCTCTTTCTTGGTTTCAACAACTGTAAAGCTCAATATATTTAGTATCTTATCACTAAGAAATAAAGCTTGTATTTTAATGATGAATTGGGAAGATATTATTTATAAGAGGGTAAAAGCAGTAAAAGTTATTGCTTTGGATTATGATGAAGCTTCCAAGCCCATGATCATCGAGATAATTTTTGAGATGGAAACAGGCAAGCTCCTGTCGCTAAAAGCCGAGCCTAATTATGACGAAATTATTATTAATATTTTAAGTTCAAACCCACCTGCAAAGCATCCTTACGCCAAGGTCTTTGATTTTATTAATAGCAATGAAAATTCTATTTTCTCACATTGCATTAACAAATCTTTTTGTTGGTTGTGGATGTCACGAAATAACCAGAATTATGAAGATGTTTTTGAATGTGAATTGCATGGAGAATTCGATAGGTTAAGCCTAAGGTTTCTTGTAGAAGGATCAGAATTTAAAATCGGAAAAATCGAAAACATGGAAATCGACTTTAAAGCAAATTAAAAGAAGAACATGA
The Aureibacter tunicatorum DNA segment above includes these coding regions:
- a CDS encoding DUF6334 family protein — its product is MMNWEDIIYKRVKAVKVIALDYDEASKPMIIEIIFEMETGKLLSLKAEPNYDEIIINILSSNPPAKHPYAKVFDFINSNENSIFSHCINKSFCWLWMSRNNQNYEDVFECELHGEFDRLSLRFLVEGSEFKIGKIENMEIDFKAN